A window of Centropristis striata isolate RG_2023a ecotype Rhode Island chromosome 13, C.striata_1.0, whole genome shotgun sequence genomic DNA:
CACTCATTTACTGGGATCATTAGAAAATGTCTGACTGTAATTTCCATTGAATCCACTGGattaataaaacaaagacaCTGATTATGAGACAAACAATGTGAATGTTTGATACGCTTATTAATAAACTGTTCATTCAGCCCTCTTGGAATTCACATTAGTAGCAGACTGGAAAAAAGCAAAAGCTGACACCTGTCCTTTCCTTAAACTCAAAATTTACTGTACGGTGATTCATGGAGCACAATCCTATATGGAGTCAAATAACAAAACAGGGCAACCTGAGGCTGGTTGGTATTCAAACACACCAGAGTAAAACATACAGCTCTGACGTCTGACATGTCAGATGTCAGGCATGTCTTCCTCCATGGGACAAGCTGGGAGCTTCTCCACATACCTGACCCTTCAGACAGACATACCAATCACCTAAAAAGTGATAGATGGCTGCGGAGGAGCGTGGCTACATGTGTCACGTTACACCGCCGACCCCGTGAAACGTCCTCACAATTGTATGGAAACATTTCCTCACAATAACAGGGTGTAAACACTTAGTGACGGGTCACCACTTAGTGTTTTTTACAACCGTTGTAAAGTCAGTAAACTGCTGCAGATGACACGTCTGTGAAAAGTTTCAGATATCACAACTTATTCTTAATGATTACTGTGACTCATAACATGGAGTTGGCCAAATCTTTTTTCAATAGATGCAATATTTAGGAGATGTTCATTATCACAATACAAGTACGATCATGACAGTTTTTACTTTGGGAAGCTCCATTGTAGAAAAAGCGTAAATAGTATATCTAAAAAgacatataaaataataatacaatatattttcagaaaaataaataagaaattactGTTTTCTTAATGTAAGAGAGCAACTGAGGAAGTTTTATTATGAAGTTCAAACACAGTCAAAACATTTGCTGTCACATATTTCCTTCCTGCAACAAGTGGTGACAATCAATTGCAActagggtcaaaggtcaaaggagGTCTGACAGCTACAGCGTCGGGCTCTGGATGTTCTGAACGCCCAGGCTAAATAAATGTCCGTCTAATCTGAATTACCGAGTGGAAACCAGCAAAGACCAGTGACATGACTCATGATAGAGAGATCAGTGGAAACACAAACAATCCAGACCAGAGAGCTCAAAGAGGGGCAAAAATAAAGTCCTCCAATAGAGAAGATTAACAAAGCTGTTAATGAAATGAAAAGGCATTGTGTCTGAGGTAAATTTGGATGTAAAACCTTTAGAAAGCACATTTCTGCCATGGGAATCTTAATTTAGATTATGACTAAGTATCTCAATATAATGGCTGACATttgcaaaataatgacaattacTCATTATTTGAAAAATACTGAGTCATTTTGAGATATGAAGTCAATATTTGGATTATTTCAAGAAAGTTTCTCACTATAATCACTTACAAtgcttgtgtttattttatcataAGGCTACgctttcatcttgtttttatggtggaaatgggcttccatgAAAAACTGACAAAACTATGAAGGAAAGCATTTTGTTCTTAGCGCAATGGCAGACCGTCaagtttatttagctattttggTCGCCCTCAGCTGTCCCTTTCATGGACTTCTGGGAATGTCTGCTGCCATCACCCTGCCAAGTAATCCCTGTATATTTAAGGGGGAGGAATGGCGGGTAGACGGTGGGTACAGAGGGGGGGTCGCGGAGGGCAAACAGGTGGGAAAGTGTTCATGACTGAGACCAATCACCAAACACACACCTTTGTCCTGATGAGAAAGCAGGACAGGACTGAAACAGGGTTAATGGGGCTTTCACTTGACTGGCATGATGTTGTTTGTTAACACTGGTGACAAAACAAGACTGTCCCCAAGATATAAAAACtagacaggaaacagaaacaaGACGTCCACATTTATAAACCACCGCTGAGCCCACAGCAGTAATCTGTGGGGTGCTTAGACTTTCAGAGAAAAATATTGTGCGTCATACTCAAGTACATTTATCCAACAGTCAAAGTTACAAGTtcttttaaaatttatttttttatttaaatttaaaaaaatatatgaacaaactttaaaaaaatatataaataaatagcataaaacacaaaacaatgtaaaaggcTAAAATTAAGActattttaaattacaaattaaatgtaaaaaaaaaaatatccaaattaTCTAATTAcacaataattttatttattaatgtattttcttttcttttattgcctCTTGCCTCCTGGATTTTaattccttttatttatttattcttacttTCTTGTGCTTTATATTCaaagataataatgaaaatgacagCAGTGCCAAACACAATGCTGATTTTAGGTATCCTTAGCTGATTAAGTTATCTTTAATTTTTCTATCACTaatataatctaataataaaatCTTGAAAGAGGAGATAGTCACAACTtaagttatatatatttctttattcataatttatattaattaaattaattattctgtCAATACCCCCTATGTATGATACTAGAGTAGAatgagagtaaaaaaaagaaagaaaaatgtataaataaacatgtcaaCAATTGAAAAAGATAAACAGAAGCCCAGTAGCAGAAAATATCAGAAAGcagaaaatatcagaaaatagtcTTAGAGTATGATATACACACtgatacataaatacaattcaagatttataattcattataattAATTCTATTTCGACCcagttattttaaatattctacaatctacaatgtcatttagcagacacttttatccaatgcgatgtaaaaaatatattgcagtGTGCTGCTTTTTAAAGGCAAACAATAAATATTGGTTCCTCCATATTGTTTGTTGTGTCAAGAGATATTTTAATGAGATGATATTTTGGAATGAGCCAGATGCTCTTCTGTGATAGTACATACTTGGTCTTATTACGGAGATCATCTCATCATAATGTCTATTAGACATCATATACATATGGACAATCTGATTTTAGCATCATTGCAACTTTAAATAGCCGAGCTGTGCACATACAGGGTAAGAGCTGCATCAGTTGCTGAGGTTAAACATTGCTTGTATCTCGGTCCGTAATATAGCATTGGACATCacaaaccaaaaataaagtCAGCGAGTGCTGCTGAGCGTCTCTGCCGGCAGATGGAGGTGGACAGAAGGAGGGTGGAGAGACACTGTCCAGCGGTCCAATATGCATCTATGTCCCGAATGTCCTTATTAGTCCACGTGGGACTGCAAACCTGCAACATGGTCCCCTAGCTATCAGGTTTACTTAATTCCAAGACTCCTGGGTCTATTTCTGATCTCCTGTAAGGTGATACGCTGTCCCGCCATTCTGTCTCCTTCACTTTGGCCATCAGTTCATCCTTGgccatcctctctctcttctcccctctcaccctctctctcttttttattcCCATCCAAACTTGAGGCTGTGGCTAAAGTTAGATTGGCCTGCGGAGGGGTATAAAAGCCCCCGGGGATGTACGTATAACGCGGCTTCACACGATCTTCTCCTTCTTGATCAGCCAAACCTCTCAAACCGTCTCAAGATGGTGAGTACCAGTTTTGCCACATCAACTGGTGGAAATATCTACAGGGGAATAAAACCAACCTTATGGATTAAATCtactttttgatgcttttttgaaaaacctTTAAGTAATGCTAACAAAAAAGATGGGAGCACTTGTCATCACTTGCAGTAGATCAAgtcattttggacatttttttggtGGATTTTTGGATAGTCGGTGATGCAGTTTTAAGGATGCTTGTGTTGCTAAATTCTAGTTGTACACAATCCACTTGAGATTGCATGCCAGTCTCAAACATCTGCAGGTTAAAATTATggaaaagtatatttttttaaaacacacttgCTAACAAACCAAATGCATCTCATATTGCTAGTCATATCTCTCTTAACATGAGAATCGAACCTGAAGCTAGAGCAGTGCTTACCAACCCAGGTGTCAAAACCTCTTTAACATAAATCTGAGGCGTCATGGCACGTTTGACAGgacaggaaagatcaaaaatattgttctgatacacaaaatgactacctTTTTCTGTTTGTAGTTTTACCCTATTGGGCTTCTGCCAAATTtacaaattaagaaataaatatttaaaggggaaaaaatcactgtttttggtGGATATATGTAGGTAAACATTGTGTAAAATTCATAGGTTACaagccaaaaaagttgggaaccTCTGCCAGTAGCATCACTTTGAGTTTTAACCAAAATATTGACGCATCTAATGAAAGATTTcacttgtgtttgtgtcctcCAGTCACCAAAGAAAGCCAAGAGGAGGGCAGCAGCAGGAGACGGTGGCTCCTCCAATGTGTTCTCCATGTTTGAGCAGAGCCAGATTCAGGAGTACAAAGAGGTGaggtttttacagcaaaacagcGACGCTCTACCCCTACTGAAGCTTTTTATGAGCATCATTCATGGCAGCTTCGTTGTGTTACTTCTGGTTAATCAATAGATGGATGTAAAAAGCCTTGAATTCTGAATTAAAGCTGTTGTAGTTTCAGTTAAATTTCTTGGAGCCAGTGACCGAAATTAGATTTTGGTTAAAGCGGCTCTTGGATCCATTTTCAAAGCAGTTGCTATTTTGCGTGCGCCCCCTCTTCTCCCCTGACAATTTAATCATCATGAGAATGTCATTAGGAGGAGCTCTGAAATTTCTGTCACCATCTGAAGCCCTCCACATGTTTTTCACCTTTGACCTCGCCCCCAGTTGTCACTCAGACATCTCCTTAAGGCTCGTGCTGAAGTCTGCGAGGCCATGCAGAACAAATGGACCTTGATAGGCGTATTTTAGTGCAAAACAGATATTGTGAGGAGGAATAGGAAAGGAGAACACATTTCATGTTTTCAAAACTTGCAAATGTATTCAATCTCATATCTCTCTTTGGTTTGATGAGCAGAGAAGGATAGGGAGGAAAAAGTCAGGGGTGTAAGTAGGAGTTGAAGGAGGTCAGAGAGATGTGATTTTATAAGGATGTGCGGCCAAGAGATTGGATAATGATGGTGTCAGTGTTTTCAATGTGTTGTCAAGGGATATGTACTGTGAATAGAGGAAACATGCCTCTTGCGATAAGTGATACAGGTTTCTTGAGTGCCACTTTGGGAATGTATGACATGATGATTAGGGTGATCTTAGCATGTTGCACGGATGGAAAGATAGCAGCCAgggggagatttttttttttaatctgccagtgtgtgagtgagtgtgtgtgtgtgtgtgtgtgtgtgtgtgtgacagagagagagagagaaataggaaGAGAGGGTGGGAGGTGAGAAGTGAATTCAAGTTCAAGTCCAAGAGGGTATCTTAAGTTTCATAGACGTAAGTTGCACAGGGTGAGCAGATCAGACAGCTGTTCCCTGATGATACTTTCCTAAATTAACATGTAAGAAAAGACTCGGGGTACCTTAAGCATCCCCACCCACCCCTCCTCAAGGCCAAACTGACTTCTCGGGTGCAGCCTATTTCTTGCACAATATCCTCTAAcaacatttgtaaagcactGTGTCAAAGACACTTGCCAGCTGTTACTGTAATGGACAAAGTGATGACAGAGGGTGTAAAGAGGTCTCACCCTGTCTGTCCACACAGCCCATCTCCCCATCTGAAGTGCTTCCTTAAAGTAATAAACACAGTCTGCTTCTTTTCGTCTTAGGCTTTCACAATCATTGACCAGAACAGAGACGGTATCATCAGCAAAGATGATCTGAGGGACGTGCTGGCTTCAATGGGTGAGTGGTTATGGGATAAATGTACAGCAGAATAGTGTCTGTCACCATGTGTTTCATGGTACTAATCCAATTTCTTTGGCTGTTTAGGCCAGCTGAACGTGAAGAATGAGGAGCTTGAGGCCATGATCAAGGAGGCCAGCGGCCCCATCAACTTCACCGTCTTCCTCACCATGTTCGGAGAGAAGCTGAAGGGTGGGCGTCTAATTTGCATCAACTGTCACTCTgaaaatgttgtgtgttttacattatttacattagaCTTAAGTTGAGTCACATAGATTTAGACGTCAGTGGTAGTAGATTTATTCAAGTGCTGTACCAAAGTGCAATTTTGTGGTACctatacttgagtatttccatttcatgctaCTTTAGacctccactacatttcaggtGGAaagattttactttttactccagtaTATCTATTTACATTAATACTTAACATGTGATACATTGTCATGATGCAACAGTGTATAaagtaagtagttaaaatgccTAAACCAACTACAAAATGAAATGTCTTCCACAatattaatacataaataataatgattcaataatacaataatatagtaATGCTTGATGCTGTTTTGTATGATAAGTACTTTTACCATTATTTACTTCTATTTATACATCTatagttttctttttcaatgCAGAACCTTAACTCATTATATAGTATTTTTGTTGTGTGGTATTGCTGAAGTAATGAATGCTTCTTTCAACATTTTCAGTCAGTTCAAAGGTGAACTAACCTCTGTCTTGTCCTCACCAGGTGCTGACCCCGAGGACGTTATCCTTACCGCCTTCAAGGTCCTGGACCCCGAGGGTACTGGAAGCATCAAGAAGGAATTGTGAGCCTTTTCTGAAATTTTAATCTTCAccataagtataaaaataagatCAGTTCAGAATTTTAACTCCCCAAATCTGTCTGTTTCATTCCAGCCTTGAGGAGCTCCTGACCACTCAGTGCGACAGGTTCACCAAGGAAGAGGTAAAATCTCGAACCTGTTCGAGGAATTCTGCATGTTGTTTGCATTAATTGAATATACTTTACAAAAAGCAAGGGAATACAgggaataaatacagaaatactgCCTTTATGTCTATATTGGCCTgaaacaaattcagtttttaaaacaCATGGTGCATTCCTGTTCCAGAATAATTAGCTCCTATTGAGCCTTGATGGAGACTGAAGTATGTTATATACCTGCACTCATCACTTGTTAGATGGCATATTTTTCACTGGACAGACCATTTTGGAGGGAAATCACTAGGAGGGTTATTCTTATCATCTACAGTACACTATTCATAGAGTACCTATAGTAAAGTGTGTTACGTGGTTAAAGAGGGACATATttgtttaaagttttgtttaaaGGAATCCCTGCCATGCTGACTTCCCAACCCTCATTTTCTCCATCAGATTAAGAACATGTGGTCCGCCTTCCCCCCAGATGTTGCCGGCAACGTAGACTACAAGAACATCTGCTACGTCATCACACacggagaggagaaggaggagtaaAGAGAAAGCTAGAAGACAATAAAGACAGCAATCCCTTTGCTATTCTGCCTTCCTTGccttttccttcctcctcttcctcctcactcaCCTCTTGTGTAAACCCATGCGCTCAGCCATTGTGTTCCAACCAAAGACTTGTCACACTGACAAATGACAGGGTTGATGCCCATGGGTGTCTATGTTTGCTTATGGGGAATAGGggtgattttcaataaaattatcCTGTAACATAATTTCCATCCACAAGCTTTTCTCAAAAacctttttctctttccttgCAACCATCTTCTGTCTTCTCACCTCTACATCTCTGTCTGCCCAGTCGCATCcacttctgtgtttgtgtgaatgaaaCGTGTCCCTCCGCTTCCCTCAGTATCTGAGACAGTTTTACTACTGGGAGGGGGGCACACAAAATATGATGAGGACTTCATTCCAAATTTTGAAGATGTCCTCTTGGGTGGAAAAGGTGAGAGGAGGGAGAGCATTTGCAGGTTAGAAAGGAAAAAGTTATCTCCTGAAAGTGACGACAACTTTTTCCTTGAaaagtggagagaaaaaaattaacgACTGAAAGGAGTGGAGTGAAAGGGACGAAAGAAAACATTCAAGTCTTCGATTTCTTTCCCTCCGCTCCTTCCTGCTACCattaaatcatcttttttttccataagcTGGACCTTTCCTAGCCTTTCCTCTGTAATTAATAAAAGGgacaaaatgtgaataaaatctCTTTCCTTTTGTACAATAGTGTCTCTGTTCAGTGGCTCTGGTTAAATAGATATCAAAATCCCTCATGAGTTCACTTGACAATAGTGACATCTAGTGGAGCATTTTTACACCTGCATGTGCAACTGGGCGCCTGAAAGGTAAAGCTAAGTCTAAACTACACAAATAAGCACCCACATGGGCGGATTATGGCCCCATCCCAATCTCCACACTCACTCTTGCAGAACCCTTTTCATAAACCTGcatttttgcaggtttttgcaCTTTGTCTGAGGCAATTACCCACAATTCATAGTATTGTGACCTTCCATTCAATCAAGATGAGCTATGTCTGCACAGAATTGATCACAGGTAATCCCTGCACAATATGGTTCAATTTATATCCGACCAGCTCTGATGCTGTGCACACATGGGCAAAGATAACCAATATCGGCAAAACCAGATCCAACAGGATGTGAGTGCTGCTGTAGTCTTACATTAGAAACCTTGTTAATGAGTTAATTGATTATGAGACACTTCCACCCTATAAGGCAAGAGGAAGACATTCACAGACAGTTGTTTTGCAGCTTTTCATAGACAatgtgagtctctttgttgtaattttgggACTTATACCAGTCCCCTAAAAGTTCAATACATAGTGGAATATTAAAAAATGCTACAAATTATGGTGATTGAAGGACGAGATAGCAAGACACGTTTTCGCACCCACCTGACAATATGATTTTGCGACACTTGTAAGAGTCAAATCTATACTCTCTATCTTCTAATCTTTTGCCAGTACAAAAGAGGCTTTTTACATGTGGCCTCCTACAATGCCAGCGTGTTAACAGCTGTTATATTTATTGTCAACATTAGTTAGACAAGCGTTAGCATAAGCataaggttgttgttttttttaactcaccCGTTTTTTCCCGAATCCGGTTGATGTTTCTCCTCTCTTGCTGTCACGGTAATATTATGAAAACATCTTCAACTTCATTACTTCATCTAGCTACAGTTTCTTTCACATTAAGATTTCTTTGCTGTGATTTTGTCCGTTAACCGTTGCTTCCGTGCTTCTTGCCACATCTTCTGCGTGTTTGTTCGGGATGGATTCAATTTAAAGTTACGTTCCATATTTTCTTCAGGGAGAAAAACACCCATTTTCTGTCTAATTtggcactttttattttttttagaattccCTTGTACATTTTAGAGAAGCCagttaaaacactaaaatatacTGCGTCAAGAACCGTTAGTTAGAAGAATACGTAAGTGAAGTGTAACCATGGTATCTGGAATGTGCGGCATTATGACAGAAACGGTCGTAAAAGCCTACATTTTAAGGTAAGGAGAAAACCTAAAAGGCAACGCTGCAATTAAATTAATCCCTTAGCTTTgattgtttaattaaaaaaaaaaaaaaagtctaaacacTAAAcgtgtcatgttttttattgttaaatcttgacctgaaaagtgactaaagctgtcagctaactgtagtggagtaaagattacaatatttacctcaaaatgtagtggagtagaagtataaagttaaataaaagggaaatacAGTACAGGACTTAATTGTATTAAATGTTCCACTCAGCTTTTGAACATGCACAATGCCAGAGCACAGGGCCCTTGAACACACCTGAGACTTTTCTGCTTTGACAAGAGAATGTCTGCTGTGGAAAGGGTATATTATGAATTTATCACAAAACAGAACACCCTCCACATTTCAAACaccaagaaagacaaaaacacccTGCTGATTTAATATATTATGGTTTATTACTCATCACAAatgtcattatcatcatcaattaAATACACCATTTGTAGATCTGAAGGAATGATTTCAATTAGCTatgattttatttcacttttgccagagagagagtgacaatgtaaacttaaaaaacacaaaagacgtaaCGGCATggggagaaaaactgctttaaatgtTTGCATTAGTGGGTAGTGATTCCCAATCCACTGTAATCAAGAGCGCTGATTTCAGGATCAATGCAGAAATGCACAAAAGGACCTGACAGAATTGGATTTCTTGATTCTTCCTAAATATTGCAGCGTTCAATGCTGATTCCACAAGCTTGCGAGATTATTAATTTGATCGTCACAACCTCTCGGAACCTCTGAAATAAGAGAGATGACATTATCATCAAAACATGAGCTGCGATGACGTATTGCTCATAAAATATTGTAGTCCACGTGCATGAAAGTGTGCTCAGAAAAAGACCCACTGAAGcacaaaattcatttttcccGTGGCACTAACCTGATCATCATGATCAGAGGTGAAATCAGTGCTGCTGTCACCACTCACCATCAACAGTCATGATGGAGGATGGTTTGCATAGATGTGTTCAGGTTATCCTCACTAAACTATATTAATCTGTGCCTATGAATGCACCAGCGTCAAAATCGAGGAGGGAGGGAGCGTGCGATTTATATATGTAAATGACAGCCATGTGAAGACCTGAAATAAGTGAAAAACAATGAATATGCAGGACATGTTGGCTACAATTACACGAAAGTCCCTCTAATCCTTAACTACAAAAACAGTACAGTTAAAGAGCATCAATGTTTTTTGCCATCAAATGGTTTAACACTAACTACCTGGCACTATTCATCTTATACTGATGGGGTTCAGTGCAGTTTAATGTATGCATAAATATGTTACAGTACAGAACACTGAGTGTAAATAGGTTAGGGAGTTAGTCCATAAAGTCATTATGAATGTTACAACACAATTTGGTGAGACAGACATACTTAAGATCTCGAATTAAAGAAGTATTCAAAGCTCATAAATCACCTTAGTATATTATACAGTACGATTAAGACCTTCAGCTCCCAAAAATTCTGTCTGAATCACTCTGTTTGTTCTGTCGGAGGCCCATTTTTCCACTCAAGTCTATTTAATACTGCACTTCAGTAAACTGGAGACTCGTGAAGCTATAGTTGACCAAACCAACAGTGACGGtaaacttaaataaaagcaaCGACATGCATCGAGTTCGCTGTGTAAAAAGCAGAGGACTTAGCGTGCAAAGAAAAGGaattaaaaacacttaaatgatCCCTCTGCAACTACACAGTGTGTAGTCAGCCATCGTTCCAGTCAACCAGGTGTCTCTTACTCACATAGAAAAATAGTCagatccaaaataataataataataataattcataatatACTATATTTGATTAAATTAACCACTttgtacataaatacatcagaGCCCAAAGGTTTAAAGATCAGAGGTTAATGCTACATTGGCACACCTGGCACCTCCAGTCAAGTGGCTTCCTATAGGTCCTCAAGGCAGATTTTAAACTATAAAACCGTCCTGTTGAGACTCGTTTTCTACGTTACTACACTAACGGAGTGGTCGACTTCAGTGGTACTTTGTGACAAAATCACAAGTGCAAAAATCATCCTTCATTTGCTTAAGATTCTTGAAATCAcattcttatgggttaagttctTACCCATGCTGAAATTTggctaaataaaatacatatttgttcGTCAAATGCATAATACTAATTTTATGGATGGACAATTGGTTTGCAGGATGTTTGCGGTCACTGCTGTGTATTGCATGTTTTCACGCAACCAGTTTATCAATAATGTTGTGCCTGCTTTTTGCAGAAATTGAcctcagacaaaacatttttagggcTGTACCGaatgtgtgcctttttttttttttttttttaaacattcaatTCTTCTATTGAGGTCTGTCGTCATATTTTGATACCAtcacctaaaaaaataaaatattcttaaaCAAAATCCTCTttattaaataaactttcttGAATTAATATACCTTGTCCGTTTCCTGTTAATATAGGTGTGTGCCTCCCTTTAGGCAGGAGAGCAACAACTGAGCgtagtgaaaatgtttttttaaaggctaaATGCCAACATATATGTAATGAAGTAGTATATTCCgtgagttaaaaaaatgtaatgtattttgaaaatgagtaaatCTATCTTAAGTCAAtaaattttgacttttggatttagttattgtaaatgtttgaatcacatcagTCAGAAAACAATCCTACACAGCCACCTATAATGTAAGTGTAGCCTAAtctttatctgcaactgtgcagaaatTCCAAGTTTAAACAGAATGAATAGACGTgcggaaaaacaaaaacaaaaagttaagAATGAAGCTTCAAAGCTTTGAACTATTCGGTACAGCCCTAGAAATAATAATTgacttaactgaaataaaaacaataaaatgctccccatgtgtctttttgtcagagacaaaaaaaacacacacaaatgaatcATTAATAAACATCCACCACTTCATGGTGTCTTGTTGCATTCTTaattttctccctctttttGTCTGTGTACATCCCTCCATTCCCCTCTCTTCAAATTTAGTCCACTGACAAGAATTTGGGGAGAATCACTCAGGATTCTACAGTTTGACTTGAGAGAAAAAAGCAGCCAGAGGGAGACTGAAAACAGGTAGGCCACACATAGAACAGTAACACATTTCACTACACTACTAAggcacacactcactcacaacatttaacatgacaatAAATACATCCTCAACAACATTACTAGCATTTTTGCCTTCAGTGCCCGTGTTTGAGATGACTTCGCaggattttctttttgtcaCAGGCATCCAAATAACCTGTCCACAGATGAGAAATGATGGGGCAAGTG
This region includes:
- the mylpfa gene encoding myosin regulatory light chain 2, skeletal muscle: MSAAITLPSNPCIFKGEEWRVDGGYRGGVAEGKQLDWPAEGYKSPRGCTYNAASHDLLLLDQPNLSNRLKMSPKKAKRRAAAGDGGSSNVFSMFEQSQIQEYKEAFTIIDQNRDGIISKDDLRDVLASMGQLNVKNEELEAMIKEASGPINFTVFLTMFGEKLKGADPEDVILTAFKVLDPEGTGSIKKEFLEELLTTQCDRFTKEEIKNMWSAFPPDVAGNVDYKNICYVITHGEEKEE